A genomic segment from Legionella quinlivanii encodes:
- a CDS encoding ABC-F family ATP-binding cassette domain-containing protein, with protein MLSLRQISLSRGNKVLIEDSSISLFEKQKVGFIGHNGCGKSTLFALILGQLQADQGDCIISNNLRISHLSQQLPDTDESALQFVLSGDVDYMNLLEKLKRAEEEGNHEEVLSCHETLTQTGGYSKPALAASIMNGLGFSGEEQSKPVNSFSGGWRMRLSLARCLMKPADLLLLDEPTNHLDMEAIFWLERWLKQTPGSILLISHDREFLDALSTHILHIEQRKMTLYTGNYSSFEKTRALQLSLLQQMYEKQQQKINHMMAFVNRFKAKATKAKQAQSRLNAISKMEVIAQAHADSPFSFNFLPSPRAGNPLIDCEQVTAGYDINQPILKKFNLILNPGDRIALIGPNGQGKSTLIKTLTGTIAPLSGQINRSAHLKIGYYAQHQLEDLDIRLSPLETIQQLSPEVREQAIRDYLGGFNFIGDMATNPITHFSGGEKARLALAKLVWQKPNLLLLDEPTNHLDLGMRTAIEIALQSYEGALILISHDRHLLKTTVNDFYLVYQQKLRVFQGDLEDYHNWLLNPEPLKSNTVDNSGNNQYRERKSLQNRLKKLEQYIDDYHEQIKTLELELGDPSLYDAAQQDKLQQLLKKQEKASGELKKAEEEWLEVSELLEQF; from the coding sequence ATGCTAAGTTTGCGTCAGATTTCACTATCGCGTGGCAATAAAGTTCTCATTGAGGATAGCTCAATCAGCTTGTTTGAAAAACAAAAGGTTGGCTTTATCGGCCATAACGGCTGTGGAAAATCTACTCTTTTCGCCTTAATTCTGGGCCAATTACAAGCCGATCAGGGCGATTGTATAATCAGTAATAATTTGCGTATCAGTCATCTTTCCCAACAGCTGCCAGATACTGATGAATCAGCACTGCAATTTGTTCTAAGCGGTGATGTTGATTACATGAACCTGTTGGAAAAGTTGAAGCGGGCAGAAGAGGAGGGCAATCATGAAGAGGTTTTGAGCTGTCATGAAACGCTGACTCAAACAGGCGGATACAGTAAGCCGGCGCTGGCGGCCAGCATTATGAATGGTCTTGGTTTTAGCGGCGAGGAACAGTCAAAACCAGTAAACAGTTTTTCCGGTGGTTGGCGCATGCGCCTCAGTCTGGCGCGCTGTCTGATGAAACCCGCTGATTTATTGCTTCTTGATGAACCTACAAACCATCTGGATATGGAAGCAATTTTCTGGCTTGAACGATGGTTGAAGCAGACACCAGGCAGTATTTTATTAATCTCACATGATCGTGAATTTCTCGATGCGTTAAGTACGCATATTCTTCATATTGAACAGCGTAAGATGACTTTGTATACCGGTAATTACAGCAGCTTCGAGAAAACAAGGGCCCTGCAACTCAGCCTTCTGCAGCAAATGTACGAAAAACAGCAACAGAAAATTAATCATATGATGGCTTTTGTGAATCGATTCAAAGCCAAAGCCACCAAAGCAAAACAGGCCCAAAGCAGGCTTAATGCGATTTCAAAGATGGAGGTTATCGCGCAAGCCCACGCTGACTCGCCTTTCTCTTTTAATTTTCTGCCAAGCCCTCGCGCCGGAAACCCTTTGATTGATTGCGAACAGGTGACTGCGGGTTATGACATCAATCAGCCTATTCTGAAAAAGTTTAATCTGATATTAAATCCTGGTGATCGCATTGCACTGATTGGTCCTAACGGGCAGGGAAAATCGACCCTGATTAAAACATTAACCGGCACTATAGCCCCGCTAAGCGGTCAGATTAACCGCTCGGCGCATCTGAAGATCGGCTATTATGCCCAGCATCAGCTTGAAGATCTTGATATACGTCTCTCCCCTTTAGAAACTATTCAACAGCTTTCTCCAGAAGTTCGGGAACAGGCTATTCGCGATTATTTAGGTGGATTCAATTTCATCGGTGATATGGCAACGAATCCAATTACCCATTTTTCCGGTGGTGAAAAAGCAAGACTGGCTTTAGCCAAACTGGTTTGGCAAAAGCCCAACTTATTGCTCCTGGATGAGCCGACAAACCATTTGGATCTTGGCATGCGAACCGCCATTGAAATTGCCCTGCAAAGTTATGAAGGAGCCTTAATACTGATTTCGCACGACCGTCATTTATTAAAAACGACGGTGAATGATTTTTATCTTGTCTACCAGCAAAAACTTCGTGTTTTCCAGGGAGACCTAGAGGATTACCATAATTGGCTGCTTAATCCCGAACCGTTAAAATCAAATACTGTCGATAACTCGGGAAACAATCAGTATCGGGAACGAAAATCGCTGCAAAATCGTCTGAAAAAACTGGAACAGTATATTGATGATTACCATGAACAGATAAAAACACTTGAACTGGAGTTAGGCGACCCATCGCTTTATGACGCCGCTCAGCAAGACAAACTACAGCAGCTTTTAAAGAAACAGGAAAAAGCTTCCGGAGAGTTGAAAAAAGCCGAAGAAGAATGGCTTGAGGTATCTGAACTCCTGGAGCAATTTTAA
- the rnc gene encoding ribonuclease III, which produces MVRIDLERLYRRLGYRFANPALLKQALTHCSVSNETNNERFEFLGDSILSFVIADALFEKFPQQSEGQLSRLRAYLVKGDMLAEIAVELELGDFLILGQGELKSGGFRRASILADALEAIIAAVYLDSGIDASKQLILKLFASRLDSSELQDNLKDSKTQLQEFLQASRQSLPEYNLLHIKGEEHEQLFYVSCVVKGYKIHTEGFGPSRRKAEQEAAKQFLALIKAEKT; this is translated from the coding sequence TTTGCCAACCCCGCCTTACTTAAACAAGCATTAACTCATTGCAGTGTGAGTAATGAGACTAATAATGAGCGTTTTGAGTTTCTTGGTGACTCTATTCTCAGTTTTGTAATAGCTGATGCGCTTTTTGAAAAATTTCCTCAGCAAAGTGAGGGCCAGCTTAGCCGGCTGCGCGCCTATCTGGTTAAAGGTGACATGCTGGCTGAAATTGCAGTAGAGCTTGAGCTGGGTGATTTTTTAATTCTCGGCCAGGGTGAACTCAAAAGCGGCGGATTCCGAAGAGCGTCTATTCTTGCAGATGCATTAGAAGCAATCATTGCCGCAGTTTATCTGGACAGTGGCATCGATGCCAGTAAGCAGCTAATTCTTAAGTTGTTCGCCAGTCGTCTTGATTCAAGCGAATTGCAGGATAATCTTAAGGATTCCAAAACTCAGTTACAGGAATTTCTGCAAGCAAGCAGGCAATCTTTGCCAGAGTATAATTTGCTGCATATAAAGGGTGAAGAGCATGAGCAACTTTTCTATGTATCCTGTGTAGTCAAAGGCTATAAAATACATACTGAAGGCTTTGGCCCAAGCCGGCGGAAAGCGGAACAGGAAGCGGCCAAGCAGTTTCTAGCGCTTATAAAAGCGGAAAAGACTTGA
- the queA gene encoding tRNA preQ1(34) S-adenosylmethionine ribosyltransferase-isomerase QueA has product MKKQDFYFELPQELIAQYPLPNRSDSRLLYYNRKQAAYQHQQFKNLPELLEPNDLLVLNNTKVIPARFFGTKSTGGKVEFLIERRMADNQFLAHIKASKTPKNRSLIQLEKAWQVEILDKLDDLYLCRSLGDLDCLLQEVGHIPLPLYITREDEQADEERYQTVYAKHEGSVAAPTAGLHFDEFVISQLQEKGIRLMNVTLHVGAGTFRPVRCDDIRDHKMHREQFEVSEAVCEAVNETRQRGGRVIAVGTTAMRTLESAASEGHLKACKGETDIFIYPGYQFKVCDGLITNFHLPESTLLMLVSAFLGREQTMALYEEAIARRYRFYSYGDATLLL; this is encoded by the coding sequence ATGAAAAAGCAGGATTTTTATTTTGAATTACCCCAGGAGTTGATCGCTCAATATCCCCTACCCAATCGAAGTGATTCACGCTTGCTTTATTACAATCGAAAGCAGGCCGCTTATCAGCATCAGCAGTTTAAAAATCTGCCTGAGCTATTAGAGCCCAATGACTTATTAGTCCTGAATAATACCAAAGTAATTCCTGCCCGTTTTTTTGGAACAAAATCGACTGGCGGCAAGGTGGAGTTTTTGATAGAACGCCGAATGGCTGATAATCAATTTCTGGCTCATATTAAAGCGAGTAAAACACCCAAAAACAGATCCCTTATTCAACTTGAAAAAGCCTGGCAGGTAGAGATCCTGGATAAGCTTGATGATCTTTATCTTTGCCGTTCGCTGGGTGATTTAGACTGTCTTTTGCAGGAGGTAGGGCATATTCCGTTGCCGCTTTACATTACCCGTGAAGATGAGCAGGCTGATGAGGAACGTTATCAGACCGTGTATGCGAAACATGAGGGCTCTGTTGCAGCCCCAACGGCGGGTTTACATTTTGATGAGTTTGTAATCAGCCAGCTACAGGAGAAAGGGATTCGTCTAATGAATGTTACCCTGCATGTCGGGGCTGGAACTTTCAGACCCGTACGTTGCGACGATATTCGCGACCACAAAATGCACCGTGAACAATTTGAGGTAAGCGAGGCAGTCTGTGAAGCGGTCAACGAAACCCGCCAGCGAGGCGGGCGCGTGATTGCAGTAGGAACCACGGCCATGCGCACACTGGAAAGTGCTGCCAGCGAGGGGCATTTAAAAGCTTGCAAGGGCGAAACTGACATCTTTATTTACCCGGGATACCAATTTAAAGTGTGCGACGGATTAATCACTAATTTTCATCTACCGGAGTCCACCTTACTCATGCTGGTCTCAGCCTTTCTTGGCAGAGAACAGACAATGGCTTTATACGAAGAAGCGATTGCCAGGCGCTATCGGTTTTACAGTTATGGCGATGCAACTTTGTTATTATAG
- the secF gene encoding protein translocase subunit SecF, whose product MEFFNPNSNVDFMGARKWTAIFSALIFIISIGALIVNGLKWGLDFTGGTQIEVSYAQAADLNQIRDNLYKVGFKEAQVVSYGTSKDVLISIAPRADMEQSVLVDKVMSQLPGATKQRVDFVGPQVGEELATKGALAIVVSLLATMIYIAMRFEYRLAVSSAVALIHDPVLILGVFALFGIEFDLKALAGLLAVIGYSLNDTIVVFDRVRENFIKIRRASPLEIMNISINQTLSRTIMTSLLTLFVVVALFVYGGETIHGFALALIIGILVGTYSSIYVAGALAVMMGLDRKDFLPSQRKELDDRP is encoded by the coding sequence ATGGAATTTTTTAATCCAAATTCAAATGTCGATTTCATGGGAGCCAGGAAATGGACAGCGATCTTCTCGGCTCTCATTTTTATAATATCGATAGGTGCCCTGATTGTTAATGGCTTGAAATGGGGCCTTGATTTCACTGGTGGAACGCAAATTGAAGTCTCTTATGCGCAAGCGGCGGATTTAAACCAAATCCGCGATAATCTTTATAAAGTGGGTTTTAAAGAAGCGCAGGTCGTTAGCTATGGCACATCAAAAGATGTATTAATCAGCATTGCTCCAAGAGCCGATATGGAACAGTCGGTGCTGGTTGATAAGGTCATGTCGCAATTACCTGGGGCCACGAAACAGCGCGTGGATTTTGTAGGACCGCAGGTGGGAGAGGAGCTGGCTACCAAAGGTGCGCTGGCAATTGTCGTTTCCTTGTTAGCGACTATGATTTATATTGCAATGCGATTTGAATATCGCCTGGCAGTGAGCTCAGCGGTTGCCCTGATTCACGACCCGGTGTTAATTCTCGGCGTGTTCGCTCTGTTCGGTATTGAGTTTGACCTCAAGGCCCTGGCTGGGTTATTGGCGGTAATCGGCTACTCCCTCAATGATACGATTGTCGTATTTGACAGGGTTCGCGAGAATTTTATTAAAATTCGCAGAGCCAGTCCGTTGGAAATTATGAATATTTCTATCAATCAGACTCTATCCAGAACAATCATGACCTCTTTATTGACTTTATTCGTTGTGGTCGCTCTTTTTGTTTACGGTGGAGAAACGATTCATGGTTTCGCTCTGGCATTAATTATCGGTATTTTAGTGGGTACTTATTCTTCCATTTATGTAGCAGGTGCCCTGGCTGTTATGATGGGCCTTGACAGAAAAGACTTCCTGCCTTCTCAGCGCAAAGAGCTCGATGATCGCCCATAA
- the yajC gene encoding preprotein translocase subunit YajC, whose amino-acid sequence MSFFISDAMAAQTQAVQQDGTFSLVMILAIFVLFYFMLIRPQNKRAKEQRELINNLKKGDEIITAGGLVGKVVNLDEQYIKVSLADGVEIMMQRAAVNAILPKGTIKSL is encoded by the coding sequence ATGAGTTTTTTTATCAGTGATGCGATGGCTGCACAGACGCAAGCCGTGCAGCAAGACGGCACATTTTCTCTGGTGATGATTCTTGCTATTTTTGTCCTTTTTTATTTTATGCTGATACGTCCACAGAATAAACGGGCCAAAGAACAACGTGAATTAATCAATAACTTGAAAAAGGGCGATGAAATCATTACTGCAGGTGGCCTGGTAGGAAAAGTCGTCAATCTTGATGAGCAATATATCAAGGTTAGTCTGGCAGATGGCGTTGAAATCATGATGCAACGAGCTGCAGTGAATGCAATTTTGCCCAAAGGCACAATTAAATCTCTATAA
- a CDS encoding 4a-hydroxytetrahydrobiopterin dehydratase produces the protein MTNDLRQKHCESCEGIGQTLNAEQILNLLSQLHERWQVVNEHQAIKRSFSFDNFYETMAFVNAVAWIANVENHHPDLEVGYNYCHITFMTHALNGLTANDFICAAKIDGLLAE, from the coding sequence ATGACTAATGATTTGCGTCAAAAACATTGTGAGTCCTGTGAAGGAATCGGGCAAACCCTTAATGCGGAACAAATCCTGAATTTACTTTCCCAATTGCATGAAAGATGGCAGGTTGTTAATGAGCATCAGGCGATTAAACGTTCTTTCTCTTTCGATAATTTCTATGAAACAATGGCTTTTGTCAATGCCGTTGCCTGGATAGCGAATGTAGAAAACCACCACCCGGATCTTGAGGTCGGTTATAATTATTGCCATATAACCTTTATGACCCATGCTTTAAATGGTTTAACTGCCAATGATTTTATCTGTGCCGCCAAAATAGACGGTCTTCTGGCTGAATAG
- the secD gene encoding protein translocase subunit SecD, whose amino-acid sequence MQNKYPLWKNIALVVLAVLGLIYAIPNLYSEDPAVQITAQSPVDEQQLAEQVDTILKDANLPYSSMNIGTDSIELRFKTTDTQLLARDAIKSSLGSDYTVALNLAAATPEWLRKIGAEPMKQGLDLRGGVHFLLEVDVDSVIARRYEGLMKNIGQNLREAGIRYNGIRYQPETGVTIRFRSADVVESASAEIKDKLPGIVVNKLKEGFGLTVALSPTELNSIRQNTIEQTMSILRNRVNELGVGEAVVQQQGATRVAVDLPGIQDAARAKQILGGTATLQFYLVDQEHDAQVAKQTGAIPVNSKLYMMDGQPILLKRQVVLSGDSITSAVSSFDQQTASPSVQIQLGGGGESLFTKITRENIGKRMAIVYVETKTSTQTVDGVVKRINRREERVISAPVIQNALGNNFQITGLTDSKEASNLALLLRAGALPAVIYPVEERTVGPSLGKENIKRGLVSLEVGMGLILILMLVYYHFFGLVANIALFLNLILLSALLSLIGTTLTLPGIAAFVLTVGMAVDANVLIYERIREELRNGMSPQAAVYAGYDRAFSTIMDANLTTLIVGIILFAIGTGPIRGFAVILSLGLLTSMLTSITYTRAIVNWYYGGRNVKKLSIGI is encoded by the coding sequence ATGCAGAATAAATATCCACTGTGGAAAAATATTGCGTTAGTTGTGTTGGCGGTGCTAGGGCTAATCTATGCCATTCCTAATTTATATAGTGAAGATCCCGCTGTACAAATTACTGCTCAATCGCCTGTTGATGAACAACAACTGGCTGAACAGGTTGACACCATTTTAAAGGACGCCAATCTTCCCTATAGTTCAATGAATATAGGTACGGATAGTATAGAGCTTCGATTTAAAACAACCGATACTCAATTACTGGCTCGCGATGCGATTAAAAGCAGCCTCGGTTCGGATTATACAGTTGCATTAAACCTGGCAGCGGCGACTCCTGAATGGCTTCGCAAAATTGGTGCAGAGCCAATGAAGCAAGGTCTGGATTTAAGAGGCGGGGTTCATTTTTTACTGGAAGTGGATGTTGATAGCGTTATAGCGCGCCGTTATGAAGGCCTGATGAAAAATATCGGCCAGAATTTACGCGAAGCTGGCATTCGCTATAACGGGATTCGCTATCAGCCAGAAACTGGAGTCACCATACGCTTCCGTTCTGCTGATGTAGTCGAGAGTGCATCTGCTGAAATTAAGGACAAGCTACCCGGGATTGTCGTTAACAAATTAAAAGAGGGTTTTGGTTTAACTGTCGCATTGTCTCCAACCGAATTGAACAGCATCCGCCAGAATACTATCGAACAGACAATGAGTATTTTGCGAAATCGAGTCAATGAATTGGGAGTAGGCGAGGCGGTAGTTCAGCAGCAGGGCGCTACTCGCGTGGCCGTTGATCTTCCCGGAATTCAGGATGCAGCCAGAGCCAAGCAAATTCTTGGCGGTACTGCGACTTTGCAATTCTATTTAGTCGACCAGGAGCATGATGCGCAGGTCGCCAAGCAAACCGGTGCTATTCCGGTTAATAGTAAACTCTATATGATGGACGGCCAGCCTATTCTTCTGAAACGCCAAGTGGTTTTAAGCGGTGATTCAATTACTTCTGCGGTTTCCAGCTTTGATCAGCAAACGGCAAGTCCCTCTGTGCAGATTCAGTTGGGAGGCGGCGGCGAAAGTCTGTTCACCAAGATTACCCGTGAAAATATTGGCAAACGCATGGCGATTGTTTATGTCGAAACCAAAACATCGACTCAAACAGTGGATGGCGTTGTCAAACGAATTAACCGCCGCGAAGAACGGGTAATCAGTGCGCCGGTAATTCAGAATGCCTTGGGTAACAATTTCCAGATCACTGGCTTGACAGACAGTAAAGAGGCCAGTAATTTAGCCCTTTTACTGAGAGCAGGCGCTTTACCCGCGGTCATTTATCCTGTTGAAGAACGTACTGTAGGACCTTCATTGGGTAAGGAAAATATCAAACGCGGCCTGGTTTCCCTGGAAGTGGGAATGGGATTGATTCTCATACTGATGCTGGTGTACTACCATTTCTTCGGATTGGTAGCCAATATCGCACTGTTTCTGAATCTCATCCTTTTAAGCGCCTTGCTATCATTGATAGGTACCACTTTGACCCTGCCGGGTATTGCCGCTTTCGTACTGACAGTGGGTATGGCTGTCGATGCGAACGTATTAATCTACGAGCGAATCCGGGAAGAACTGCGAAACGGTATGTCGCCACAGGCTGCTGTCTATGCGGGTTACGACCGGGCGTTTTCAACAATTATGGATGCCAATCTGACAACTCTGATTGTTGGAATCATCTTGTTTGCAATTGGCACCGGGCCTATTCGAGGCTTTGCGGTAATTTTATCGCTCGGGCTTTTGACTTCCATGCTGACCAGTATTACTTATACGCGTGCTATCGTGAATTGGTATTATGGTGGTCGCAATGTGAAAAAATTATCCATTGGTATTTAA
- the hisC gene encoding histidinol-phosphate transaminase, with protein MACDFFSLPHPGIKTLNPYVPGKSIEELTRELGIENIIKLASNENPLGCSPHVRDVLEKLSNTTIATYPSPGIHPLRKELANHLGIEEAMLTLSNGSDLLFNTVMVAFALHSGKKILTHQHAFISYQIQAQTLGIPTSICPALNEWEVNIDGLIERASINTALIFIANPNNPTGLLLDLKEIERLMASIPSSTIVVLDEAYYEFAYSARQPGALQFLNQYPNLIITRTFSKAYGLAGLRLGYAIAHPDIIQLLLRVQLPFAVNQVAMQAGIEALADQSFVAETLSVNAQGMEQLAAGFSDLGLPCLPSACNFLTIDCKQNALPVYQSLLEHGIIVRPLVPYALPNHLRISIGTKEQNARLLATLPTCLSANKETL; from the coding sequence TTGGCCTGTGATTTTTTCTCACTTCCTCATCCAGGAATCAAAACGCTTAATCCCTATGTGCCGGGTAAGTCTATTGAGGAGCTTACTCGCGAACTAGGGATTGAAAATATCATCAAACTAGCCAGTAATGAGAACCCACTGGGTTGCAGCCCGCATGTCCGGGATGTACTTGAAAAGCTAAGCAATACAACTATCGCGACTTACCCTAGTCCAGGTATCCATCCATTGAGAAAAGAACTGGCCAATCATTTGGGCATTGAAGAAGCTATGCTGACCTTATCCAATGGTTCCGATTTGCTTTTTAACACTGTGATGGTTGCATTTGCCCTGCACAGCGGAAAAAAGATTTTAACGCATCAGCACGCCTTTATTTCTTATCAGATTCAGGCTCAAACTTTAGGGATCCCGACTTCAATATGCCCGGCGCTTAATGAGTGGGAAGTCAATATTGATGGATTAATCGAACGCGCATCGATTAATACTGCGCTGATCTTTATTGCAAATCCCAATAATCCTACTGGTTTGCTGCTTGATTTGAAGGAAATCGAACGCTTAATGGCTTCAATTCCAAGCTCAACCATAGTTGTTCTTGATGAGGCCTACTATGAATTTGCTTATTCAGCCAGACAACCCGGCGCACTTCAATTTTTAAATCAATACCCCAATTTAATAATTACCCGTACGTTTTCTAAAGCCTATGGGCTGGCGGGTCTTCGCCTAGGCTATGCGATAGCCCATCCTGACATAATTCAGTTGCTATTGCGCGTCCAACTACCCTTTGCAGTTAACCAGGTCGCAATGCAGGCAGGCATTGAGGCGCTTGCTGATCAGAGCTTTGTTGCAGAAACCTTAAGTGTGAATGCGCAGGGTATGGAGCAACTGGCCGCAGGATTTAGTGATTTGGGCTTGCCCTGTCTGCCTTCTGCCTGTAATTTTTTAACGATAGATTGTAAGCAAAACGCATTACCAGTTTACCAATCTCTGCTTGAGCATGGTATTATCGTAAGGCCGCTTGTTCCTTATGCATTACCAAATCATCTAAGAATAAGTATTGGCACAAAAGAACAGAATGCACGTCTGCTTGCTACATTACCGACATGTTTATCAGCCAATAAGGAGACTTTATGA
- a CDS encoding tRNA-guanine transglycosylase, with protein MSGQFIPVVTTSAGNCLSMSNWKSAGVGQLSFYLDELLMKPGLAFFEDNNLDLRSYCGWFGDWVLNLGSLRILNTHCLIRSRYDGQLISIELPELAALILKLNPDFLVLPIAAGSLEILWRDLPANIKLISNSDADPVFGICSYSPGECFKTFYSLVQDSQQPLYLMGSFNWQQFQQLAGLPLHIVESDQPAADALSGKVYAGMEVLNLQDEIWRMDHQPIDKHCGCSACQQGLTRAYFHHLLQHTPLLCQRFLIQHNIHYCLHHLP; from the coding sequence ATGTCAGGACAATTTATACCTGTCGTAACGACATCTGCCGGCAACTGTCTGAGCATGTCGAACTGGAAGTCTGCGGGGGTGGGGCAACTATCTTTTTATCTGGATGAGCTGCTGATGAAACCAGGGCTGGCGTTTTTTGAAGACAATAATCTTGATTTGAGATCCTATTGCGGCTGGTTCGGCGACTGGGTTTTAAATCTTGGTAGTCTGCGAATCCTAAACACTCATTGCCTGATTCGTTCCCGCTACGACGGCCAATTAATCTCTATCGAATTGCCCGAATTGGCAGCACTGATTTTAAAACTAAATCCGGATTTTCTCGTGTTGCCAATAGCTGCAGGCTCACTTGAAATTCTATGGCGTGATTTACCAGCCAATATTAAATTGATTTCCAATTCGGATGCTGACCCAGTATTCGGTATTTGTTCCTATTCGCCTGGAGAATGTTTTAAAACGTTCTACAGTCTGGTGCAGGACAGCCAGCAGCCATTATATCTTATGGGCTCGTTTAACTGGCAGCAATTTCAGCAATTGGCAGGCTTGCCTCTGCATATTGTGGAAAGCGATCAGCCTGCTGCTGATGCCTTATCTGGCAAGGTCTATGCGGGGATGGAGGTGCTCAATCTACAGGATGAAATATGGCGCATGGATCATCAGCCGATTGATAAGCATTGCGGCTGTTCGGCTTGCCAGCAAGGCCTGACCCGGGCATATTTCCATCACTTGCTACAGCATACTCCCTTGCTCTGCCAGCGATTTTTGATCCAACATAACATCCATTATTGCCTGCATCATTTACCTTAG